The Rhodothermus marinus DSM 4252 DNA segment CGGGACCGGGGCGTCCGGCCGAGGCGGGCATCACGGAAGCCGTCATCGCCGAACTGGGACCGACCACGCCGATCCTGGGCGTGTGCCTGGGCCATCAGGCGATCGGAGAGGTCTTCGGCGGGCGTGTGGTGCATGCCCCGTCGCTCATGCACGGCAAGACGAGCCGCATCTTCCACATCGGGACCGGAATCTTCGAGGGGGCGGCACAGGGCTTCACGGCCACGCGCTACCATTCGCTGGTGGTCGATCGCGACACGCTGCCCGACGTGCTGGAGATCACGGCCTGGACCGAGGACGGGGTGATCATGGGGCTGCGCCACCGGCACCATCCGATCGAAGGCGTGCAGTTTCATCCGGAAAGTGTGCTCACGACCGAAGGGCCGCGCCTGATCGCAAACTGGCTGCGCCAGGTGAAGGCATGGCATCAGGCCCGTGCGACATCGATCCCGCAAACGCAACGATAGACCGCCATGCAACCCTACCTGACCGCGCTGGCCGAGGGCCGCACGCTGACGCAGGAAGAGGCCGAGGCGGCCATGCATCTGATGATGCGCGGCGAGGCGTCGCCCGAGCAGATCGCCGGCCTGCTCATGGGACTGCGGGCGCGGGGCGAGACGCTCGACGAACTGGTGGGCTTTACGCGCGTCATGCGCCAGTACGCCGTGCCCGTGCGCGTGGACGATCCGCATGCAATCGACCTGTGCGGTACGGGTGGCGACCGTTCCGGCACGTTCAACATCTCGACGGCCGCCGCCTTCGTGTGCGCCGGAGCCGGCGTGACCGTGGTCAAGCACGGCAACCGTTCGGTTTCGTCGCAGGCCGGCTCGGCGGATGTGCTCGAAGCGCTGGGCGTGGCGATTGATCTGGGTGCGGAGGGGGTCGAGCGCTGTCTGGAGGAGGTGGGCATTGCCTTCGCCTTTGCGCCGCGCTTCCATCCGGCCATGCGCCACGTGATGCCGGTGCGTCGGGCGCTGGGCGTGCGGACGTTTTTCAACATCCTGGGGCCGCTCTGCAACCCGGCCGGCGTGCGCCGTCAGCTTGTGGGTGCCTTCCGGTCCGATGTGGCGGCTACAATGGCGGCCATTCTGGCCCGGCTCGGCGCCGAGCACGTGGTGACCGTCCATGCCGAGGACGGCCTCGACGAGCTGTCGCTTTCGGCGCCCACGGCCACCTACGAGTACCGGCGGGGCGACGAGGCGCCGCGGGCCGGACGTGTCGAGCCGGAAGCGCTCGGGCTTTCCCGTGTGCCGCTGGAGCAGTTGCGCGGGGGCGATGCCGAAGCCAACGCCCGCCTGCTGCGCCGCGTGCTCGAAGGCGAGGCCGGCCCGCACCGCGACGTGGTGCTGCTGAACGCAACCTACGCGCTTTACGTGAGCGGTCGTTTCGGCGACGATCTCGAGGCGTGTCTGGAAGCCGCCCGCGAAAGCATCGACAGCGGCGCGGCCCTGGCACGCCTGGAGCAGCTGGTCGAAGTGTCGAACCGGGTGGCCCGTGAGGCTGCCCGCCAACCTGCCGCTTAGTGCCATGGATCGCGCGATGCACCATGCGACCACGGAGCCCGGCCCGTTAGGCCGACGCACCTGCTACGATGAACGATTTAGCAGGCGGCGATGCTACTACTGGCCCCGCCGGGGGCCAGAAGCGAAAACGTCAGCGATCGATTCGGTTCGCTTTCGCTGCATCGTCGTCTGAAAATCGTTCACCGTAGCCAGGAGGAAACAGCCATGACGATCTTAGAACAGATTGCCCGGACCGTACGCGAACGCCTGGAAGAACGCAAACGTCGCGTGCCCGTCTCGCTCCTGGAGGAGCGTTCCCATTACCAGAGTCCCACGCTGCCGCTGGCGCCGGCACTGCGCACCGGCGAACTGGCCATCATCGCTGAGCTCAAGAAGGCTTCGCCTTCGAAGGGCATCATTCGACGCGAGTTCAACGTACCGGAGCTGGCGCGCCAGTACAAATGGCACGGTGCGCAGGCCATCTCGGTGCTGACCGAACCCGACTACTTCCAGGGAAGTCTGGAGCACCTGGAAGCGGCGCGGCGCACCGTCGATCTGCCGCTGCTCCGGAAGGACTTCATTCTGGACCCCTACCAGATTGTCGAGGCGCGGGCCTACGGTGCCGACGCCGTGTTGCTGATTGCCGCGCTGCTCGATCCGGTGCAGCTGCACGAACTACACGCCATGGCGACCGAGCTGGGGCTGTCATGCCTGGTGGAGGTGCACTCAGAGTCGGAGCTGGACC contains these protein-coding regions:
- the trpC gene encoding indole-3-glycerol phosphate synthase TrpC; this translates as MTILEQIARTVRERLEERKRRVPVSLLEERSHYQSPTLPLAPALRTGELAIIAELKKASPSKGIIRREFNVPELARQYKWHGAQAISVLTEPDYFQGSLEHLEAARRTVDLPLLRKDFILDPYQIVEARAYGADAVLLIAALLDPVQLHELHAMATELGLSCLVEVHSESELDRLDLDKIEILGVNNRDLHTFEVDVNRAVQVLRHVPERIVRVAESGLRTADELVHLRRHGIDAVLIGEAFMRAPHPGEALERLRREVQRRLAAPDMLRMAV
- a CDS encoding anthranilate synthase component II; amino-acid sequence: MILVIDNYDSFTYNLVHLLGRHTQDLRVVRNDAVTLDEVRALQPEAILISPGPGRPAEAGITEAVIAELGPTTPILGVCLGHQAIGEVFGGRVVHAPSLMHGKTSRIFHIGTGIFEGAAQGFTATRYHSLVVDRDTLPDVLEITAWTEDGVIMGLRHRHHPIEGVQFHPESVLTTEGPRLIANWLRQVKAWHQARATSIPQTQR
- the trpD gene encoding anthranilate phosphoribosyltransferase, which produces MQPYLTALAEGRTLTQEEAEAAMHLMMRGEASPEQIAGLLMGLRARGETLDELVGFTRVMRQYAVPVRVDDPHAIDLCGTGGDRSGTFNISTAAAFVCAGAGVTVVKHGNRSVSSQAGSADVLEALGVAIDLGAEGVERCLEEVGIAFAFAPRFHPAMRHVMPVRRALGVRTFFNILGPLCNPAGVRRQLVGAFRSDVAATMAAILARLGAEHVVTVHAEDGLDELSLSAPTATYEYRRGDEAPRAGRVEPEALGLSRVPLEQLRGGDAEANARLLRRVLEGEAGPHRDVVLLNATYALYVSGRFGDDLEACLEAARESIDSGAALARLEQLVEVSNRVAREAARQPAA